The proteins below come from a single Alligator mississippiensis isolate rAllMis1 chromosome 2, rAllMis1, whole genome shotgun sequence genomic window:
- the RIOX1 gene encoding ribosomal oxygenase 1, producing the protein MEVGARVSALSVYRSVAGAGPGLERRGLPLSPRSRRVRKRLKQSRRAGAGSCPAPPPQPGAPGPSPEAAGGKLGRRSVPALQGQGSEVKETRPVPAPRAAAAGGRSPELQAVLRELGEVAHSRQRGARLFQWMLAPVSPQHFLEQSWEKQPLLIQRHQPSYYQGLFSTAELDDILRGGRVRFGLHLDVTSYVAGVRETHNPVGRALPAAVWDFYCRGCSLRLLNPQAFSATVWHFLSILQEQFGSMVGANVYLTPPGTQGFAPHYDDIEAFVLQLEGKKHWRVYAPRSEAEVLPQFSSPNFAQSEIGEPVLETVLEAGDLLYFPRGFIHQGDCLPDAHSLHITVSSYQRNSWGDLLEKLLPAALQMAIEEDVEYRQGLPLDYLEYTGVQNSDMVDSRRHAFMEKVQSLMKKLVDYAPIDAAVDQKAKSFLHDCLPPVLTESERMLSVHGLPARWEDGGALDVDIPIKKETQVRLLHHGVLRLCNDENSVVLYYTTENSRVYHEEELKYLQIDPEFTDGIEFLLTSYPKYVTVNTLPCNSVDEKVSLATFLFEKGLLITKKPLVSV; encoded by the coding sequence ATGGAGGTGGGCGCACGTGTGTCGGCGCTGTCTGTCTATCGCTCCGTGGCcggagcggggccggggctggagcgGCGCGGGCTGCCGCTGTCCCCGCGGAGCCGCCGGGTGAGGAAGCGgctgaagcagagcaggagagCGGGGGCCGGGAGCTGTCCTGCCCCGCCGCCGCAGCCCGGAGCGCCCGGCCCCAGCCCGGAGGCCGCCGGGGGGAAGCTGGGGAGGAGGTCCGTGCCCGCGTTGCAAGGCCAGGGGTCCGAGGTGAAGGAGACCCGCCCAGTTCCGGCGCCCCgcgctgcagcagcaggagggaggagccCCGAGTTGCAGGCCGTGCTGCGGGAGCTGGGCGAGGTGGCGCACAGCAGGCAGCGTGGAGCCCGGCTGTTCCAATGGATGCTGGCCCCGGTGTCCCCGCAGCACTtcttggagcagagctgggagaagcagcccctCCTGATCCAGCGGCACCAGCCCAGCTACTACCAGGGGCTcttctccacagcagagctggatgACATCTTGCGAGGCGGCCGCGTGCGCTTCGGGCTCCACCTGGACGTGACCAGCTATGTGGCCGGAGTCCGGGAGACCCACAACCCTGTGGGCCGGGCACTGCCAGCCGCTGTGTGGGACTTCTATTGCCGCGGCTGCTCCCTGCGGCTGCTAAACCCGCAGGCCTTCTCTGCCACTGTCTGGCACTTCCTCTCCATCCTCCAGGAGCAGTTCGGGAGCATGGTGGGTGCCAATGTGTACCTGACGCCCCCTGGCACGCAGGGCTTCGCACCCCACTATGACGACATCGAAGCCTTTGTGCTCCAGTTGGAAGGGAAGAAGCACTGGCGTGTCTACGCCCCGCGCAGTGAGGCTGAGGTTTTGCCCCAGTTCTCGAGCCCCAACTTTGCTCAGTCGGAAATTGGGGAACCTGTTCTGGAGACCGTCCTTGAAGCTGGCGACCTGCTGTACTTTCCACGTGGGTTTATCCATCAAGGGGACTGCCTGCCTGATGCACACTCACTCCACATAACAGTATCCTCCTACCAAAGGAACTCCTGGGGAGACCTACTTGAGAAACTCCTCCCAGCTGCCTTGCAGATGGCCATAGAGGAAGATGTGGAGTACAGGCAAGGGCTCCCTTTAGACTACCTGGAATACACAGGGGTCCAGAACTCAGACATGGTTGATTCTCGCCGACATGCCTTTATGGAAAAGGTGCAAAGTTTGATGAAGAAGCTGGTGGATTATGCACCAATCGATGCCGCAGTGGATCAGAAAGCTAAGTCGTTTCTTCATGATTGTCTTCCTCCAGTGCTAACAGAAAGTGAAAGGATGCTGAGTGTACATGGGCTTCCAGCCAGATGGGAAGATGGAGGTGCCCTTGATGTTGATATACCAATAAAAAAAGAGACTCAGGTACGGCTGCTCCATCATGGTGTCCTTAGATTGTGTAATGATGAAAACAGCGTGGTGCTGTATTACACAACAGAAAACTCAAGAGTGTACCATGAGGAGGAGCTCAAGTACTTGCAGATAGATCCTGAGTTCACAGATGGCATCGAATTTCTGCTTACTTCCTATCCAAAGTATGTCACTGTGAACACCCTTCCATGTAACTCTGTGGATGAAAAGGTTTCCTTGGCCACATTTTTGTTTGAGAAAGGCTTGTTGATTACCAAGAAACCTCTAGTATCTGTGTAG